The Onthophagus taurus isolate NC chromosome 2, IU_Otau_3.0, whole genome shotgun sequence genome includes a window with the following:
- the LOC111419127 gene encoding homeobox-like protein HDP1 isoform X2 translates to MLSSKADVSVLLNGTQTNKVAVYEGIENILKRTTLTSKNLESLMQFFKKVLSDGNDDDKEELLRRWVKFSKNSKWLCVELIQEICNGVWNESIVKEIVGSLIVYQTLNLGECFTQINNDQLCRKIIETLIQISPSIPLKPYLNFIHIITIRSIFDTKDDSTHALLRLFVLRVIKSVEFGLEACDEQIRNHVLDNFKNIYIMIIEDLRKSNNRIWYDLCMFTLKYFGKLMHNEIGLLNALLSNIEYGFKSKIVEDKILSFECWKVLIEVASLDRNYLCSSKQLRLLIKPLKVKLSRNDLVTHKRLEVWLYLLTALQENSLQCLEEFMVFCFESETSIVKDVWLQRTEVFMNIIGHCEAGDCCISPRTFMLKKPLIDGLNILRYKKAVLNALTICSEHILIWEVKTGREKKIRCMWISTLRIISALHSLDKELILRDLFVVMTTFWKKNKENQEYFDDILQPIFNILSNLDSESFDYLLLNEIIVFPMAQLMLNTPDIPEYIALSFVNLLRGLKTGSVLEHLNRSCELLRSYLQNGTQVLSAYIWLELANEMLNVCRSPKDNQFEAFKNSLNFLMCWICECQIPKNLQKIICDKWMSIMTEIDVICEDFNTVILRHFQKILKDNPSFASNILGFIPFSIEKINEKSTINYVTKVLDVVLEILTIPCLNKDKVPLALPIISKISERIFKESDQNQYESLSLKLYECLEYFLKPHQIYDVLKLFKPILPKLSQSVKKRIPLKLCTIINDLTTHSNSEVAQNAIALMADLNKQRSPTPTTNFTTPSVSSRTAKIASLASANHKPLNLFAQTVQNSPVTVKGSVINSMGTPKSGRSLKIANAMPTFTKPNSINDANSQDFVYIDSEVKVDYSKMVSHQKEVLKRRKEDIPALYQDLSQSQHSYDSLSRSNDTLNVENKNGNDQKISESQSNVIILSNVVLSPEIFEKKVDVSPKCSFDSLGHSEINYEAKPSESESFSSTTDLSNLYIDENSIDESEGNEDKLIIQNKSIQKIKGDERVKRKKRGYRRSVCKVIKNKKEQVIKEKQIDSDKNEIRKSNRKSFSFVLSTIKTRSSSSKSNESNITKTQHKNEIDQNNSVNVNEEKSLNLDETVCSIDLIAQINNQFKDNKVDEENEKTNQLNMDVVEPEKLAQLDPSEQRLRRKRNTPKKILNRDKSNKLKEKHKMYKRKITPTKRDSVNINEENGSNLDETACSVDLITQINSQLKDNEENRKKKRKRAMNQLKMDIVGTEKLGQLDPSKQRLRRKRNSPRKELKRDTPNKLKEKHEIYKDNIQQMTPINDENNSENIVDTKELIDELKMNEENKELKDNPQTQNENVIEDNKNVDDMNETSSNTSLLNQSNVVINEGHNEDVNASFEHNSQESNDKVKKRGKTDSVNVNEEKGSNLDETACSIDLIAQINNQLKDSKVNEENRKTKRVMNQLKMDIVGMEKLGQLDPSMQRLRRKRNTPKKELKSDKPNKLKEKHKIYKENIQQITPINDENNSENIVDTKELIDELKMNTVVEENKELKENSQTQDENEIEDTKNVDDMNETSSNTSLLNQSNVVIDEEHNQDVNTSFERNSQESNGKVKKREKRDSVNVNEEEGSNLDETACSIDLITLKNNQFKDNKANEQNRITRREMVMNQSRSRKGRFIKRDQIVKRDPPLMHASVNLLNMDTEKLGQLDSSGQRLRRKRNTPKKQLKFQHITPINDENNSENIVDTEELIDELKMNTVAEENNKLKENLQTQDENEIKDDNKNTDENQSNIVIDEHNDDINTSFKNNSQESNDKISQKAKREISRLQMNIVGANSFVGVTRKRNSNMRSSDPFKHLIGVKKRRHSDTNMNNNDKKHRKSNTSDLNHVDGNDKKENETDVVLSECLLIQSTNKSNENEKDEMAKIDEDIIENSQPQNASMFPFSKSDQLANESSQNTLLIDFPDSPELSISIDFVAPNTKISKQELSLKSTKLSPKSIKNKMEQNTNQSLNATIMNTNKVDKDKDSINNDVRNEEKSTTPSLSTIALQKCNESNLFDQNNSINIDKLSPSKHNKQNIIESKKIPSNESLKSPLISSISNILKQILNNTPRADLNVPISKNLESMESNNLNDTLSCDPNESISVSIQEVSLPVEPTKIELIKTTPNPLGNITLDDFPTGLNKNDEQNLPASPILENRNSELLNNTIDISPIRLDDEGLKENNETGNKVESEIVSNNLDNPENCKVHSDSDFKFELPSDIAHFKSEVANNFMKAPSARSAKLMNLLPHQSVVNLRKSPKSVTVVRKQSANVSGSPTSTERVRRMMLNCNGNKNLEGEKDKVKNEEKYEIVHVLEFRRNIPSPFATPNRSILKRKASEALECGLSPGPKRKRVNFSDPPITAEKMYYKDEAEDMKSENDSCLSELNQRKSTPIYPPLINCPNDIKEVLKQINEDSNFYDNFLSLKLSTVGDLAKLTSTQVNQMEFLSNPKVSTIISALSAFADKYNSKEKLEEQVESSMVPSEDPSLPVNGDTENNALLVSPFERLKRANTDISDMWQNLMNICTRQELMLISEGLQEYLETI, encoded by the exons TTTGCATGTTCACATTGAaatattttgggaaattgATGCATAACGAAATTGGGTTGTTAAATGCTCTGTTGAGTAATATTGAATATGGATTCAAAAgcaaaattgttgaagataaaattttatcttttgaatGTTGGAag gtaTTAATTGAAGTTGCAAGTTTAGACCGCAATTATTTGTGTAGCAGTAAACAATTAAGACTCTTAATAAAAccattaaaagtaaaactatCCCGCAACGATTTAGTAACGCATAAAAGGCTTGAAGTGTGGTTATACCTCTTAACAGCtttacaagaaaattcatTACAATGTTTAGAGGAGTTTATGGTTTTTTGCTTTGAATCGGAAACATCGATTGTCAAGGATGTTTGGCTGCAGAGAACGGAagtttttatgaatattatcg gTCATTGCGAGGCGGGCGACTGTTGTATTTCACccagaacttttatgctaaaGAAACCATTAATCGATGGGCTCAATATTCTTAGGTACAAAAAGGCTGTTTTAAATGCATTAACAATTTGCAGTGAACATATATTAATTTGGGAAGTTAAGACTGGAAGGGAAAAG AAAATACGGTGTATGTGGATATCTACTTTAAGAATAATTAGTGCTTTACATAGTTTggataaagaattaattttaagggATTTATTTGTTGTCATGACCACTTTTTGGAAa aaaaataaagaaaaccaAGAATATTTCGACGATATTCTCCAaccaatatttaatattttatctaatttagATTCCGAgagttttgattatttattgctaaatgaaattattgtGTTTCCAATGGCACAGCTTATGTTAAATACTCCAGATATTCCAGAAtatat agCTCTTTCTTTCGTTAATCTTCTGCGTGGTTTAAAAACAGGGAGTGTATTGGAACACCTCAATAGGTCGTGCGAATTATTAAGATCTTATCTCCAAAATGGAACGCAAGTTCTATCCGCTTATATTTGGCTGGAACTTGCAAACGAAATGTTAAATGTTTGCCGATCGCCGAAAGACAATCAATTTGAGGCTTTCAAAAACAGCTTGAACTTTTTAATGTGTTGGATTTGCGAGTGTCAAATACCGAAGAATTtacaaaaa ataatttgtGACAAGTGGATGTCCATTATGACTGAAATTGATGTGATATGCGAGGATTTTAATACTGTAATATTgagacattttcaaaaaattcttaaagataATCCGAGCTTTGCTTCTAATATTCTTGGATTTATTCCCTTCagtatagaaaaaattaatgaaaaaagtactaTTAATTATG taaccAAAGTTTTGGATGTTGTCCTGGAAATATTAACAATACcttgtttaaataaagataagGTTCCTCTTGCTTTGCCTATAATTTCAAAGATCTCTGaaagaattttcaaagaaaGTGATCAAAACCAATATGAATCATTAAGTTTAAAGCTGTATGAATGCTTGGAGTATTTTCTAAAACCTCATCAA atttacgatgttttaaaattatttaaaccaaTCTTACCAAAGTTATCCCAAAGTGTAAAGAAGCGGATACCCTTAAAGTTATGTACAATTATAAATGATCTCACAACTCATTCCAATTCAGAAGTTGCTCAAAATGCTATCGCATTAATGGCGGATCTTAACAAACAACGTTCACCAACACCTACAACTAACTTTACAACGCCATCAGTTTCTAGTCGAACCGCAAAAATCGCTTCATTGGCTTCAGCAAATCATAAACCATTAAATTTATTCGCACAAACTGTTCAAAACTCACCTGTAACCGTTAAAGGAAGCGTTATTAACAGTATGGGTACACCAAAAAGTGGGCGAAGTTTGAAAATAGCCAATGCTATGCCCACATTTACAAAACCAAACAGTATCAACGACGCAAATAGTCAAGATTTTGTGTATATTGATAGTGAGGTGAAAGTTGATTATTCAAAAATGGTTTCACATCAAAAAGAAGTTTTGAAAAGACGAAAGGAAGATATTCCAGCTTTATACCAAGACTTGAGTCAAAGTCAGCATAGTTATGATTCTCTTAGTCGAAGTAACGATACtttaaatgttgaaaataaaaatggaaatgaCCAAAAAATATCTGAAAGTCAATCAAacgtaattattttaagtaatgTTGTTTTAAGTCCcgaaattttcgaaaaaaaagtGGATGTATCACCTAAATGCAGTTTTGATAGTCTTGGACATagtgaaataaattatgaagCTAAGCCAAGTGAATCTGAAAGCTTTTCTTCTACAACAGatctttcaaatttatatattgatgaaaataGTATTGACGAAAGTGAAGGTAATGAAGATAAGCTTATTATACAGAATAAAAGCAttcagaaaattaaaggtgatgaaAGAGTAAAACGCAAAAAGCGTGGATATCGACGAAGTGTTTGTAAAgttataaagaataaaaaagaacaagttattaaagaaaaacaaattgattcagataaaaatgaaataagaaaaagtaacagaaaatcttttagttttgttctatcaactattaaaactagaagttCTTCGAGCAAATCTAATGAATCCAATATAACTAAAACACAacataaaaacgaaattgatcaaaataacTCCGTAAAtgtaaatgaagaaaaaagtttaaatttagatgAAACTGTTTGTAGTATAGATCTTATCGCccaaattaataatcagtttaaagataataaagttgatgaagaaaatgaaaaaacgaATCAATTAAACATGGATGTTGTGGAGCCAGAAAAATTGGCTCAATTAGATCCTTCTGAGCAAAGATTAAGAAGGAAACGAAATACTCCAAAAAAGATACTTAATAGAgataaatctaataaattgaaagaaaaacataaaatgtataaaaggAAAATAACTCCAACTAAAAGAGACTctgtaaatattaatgaagaaaatgGTTCAAATTTAGATGAAACTGCTTGTAGTGTAGATCTTATCACCCAAATAAATAGTCAGCTTAAAGATAATgaagaaaatcgaaaaaagaaaaggaaaagggcaatgaatcaattaaaaatggaCATTGTTGGGACTGAAAAATTGGGCCAATTGGATCCTTCTAAGCAAAGATTAAGAAGGAAACGAAATTCTCCAAGAAAGGAACTTAAAAGAGATACACCtaataaattgaaagaaaaacatgaaatttataaagataatATTCAACAAATGACTCCAataaatgatgaaaataaCAGCGAAAATATCGTTGATACAAAAGAACTGATTGATGAGTTGAAAATGAACGAGGAAAATAAGGAATTAAAAGATAATCCACAAACACAAAACGAAAATGTAATAGaagataacaaaaatgttgatgACATGAATGAAACAAGTTCAAATACATCGTTATTGAATCAATCGAATGTTGTAATTAACGAAGGACACAACGAAGATGTTAACGCAAGTTTTGAACATAATTCGCAAGAAAGTAATGATAAAGTAAAGAAGAGGGGGAAAACAGACTCTGTAAAtgttaatgaagaaaaagGTTCAAATTTAGATGAAACTGCTTGTAGTATAGATCTAATCGCCCAAATAAATAATCAGTTAAAAGATAGTAAAGTTAACGAAGAAAATCGAAAAACGAAAAGGGTAATGAATCAATTAAAGATGGACATTGTTGGGATGGAAAAATTGGGTCAATTGGATCCTTCTATGCAAAGATTAAGAAGGAAACGAAATACTCCAAAAAAGGAACTTAAAAGCGATAAACCtaataaattgaaagaaaaacataaaatttataaagaaaatattcaaCAAATAACTCCAATTAATGATGAAAATAACAGCGAAAATATCGTCGATACAAAAGAACTCATTGATGAGTTGAAAATGAATACTGTTGTCGAGGAAAATaaggaattaaaagaaaattcacaAACACAAGACGAAAATGAAATAGAAGACACCAAAAATGTTGATGACATGAATGAAACAAGTTCAAATACATCGTTATTGAATCAATCGAATGTTGTAATTGACGAAGAACACAACCAAGATGTTAACACAAGTTTTGAACGTAATTCGCAAGAAAGTAATGGTAAAGTAAAGAAGAGGGAGAAAAGAGACTCCGTAAATGTTAATGAAGAAGAAGGTTCAAATTTAGATGAAACTGCTTGTAGTATAGATCTTATCACCCTAAAAAATAATCagtttaaagataataaagcTAATGAACAAAATCGAATAACGAGAAGGGAAATGGTAATGAATCAATCACGTTCACGAAAGGGCCGATTCATAAAACGCGATCAAATAGTGAAGCGTGATCCACCATTGATGCACGCCAGCGTGAACTTGTTAAATATGGACACGGAAAAATTGGGTCAATTGGATTCTTCTGGGCAAAGATTAAGAAGGAAACGAAATACTCCAAAAAAGCAACTTAAATTTCAACACATAACTCCAATTAACGATGAAAATAACAGCGAAAACATCGTTGATACAGAAGAACTAattgatgaattaaaaatgaatactGTTGCGgaggaaaataataaattaaaagaaaacctaCAAACTCAagatgaaaatgaaataaaagacGATAACAAAAATACCGATGAGAATCAATCGAACATTGTAATTGACGAACACAATGATGATATTAAcacaagttttaaaaataattctcaaGAAAGTAATGACAAAATAAGTCAGAAGGCGAAAAGAGAAATATCTCGATTGCAAATGAATATAGTAGGGGCGAATAGTTTTGTGGGAGTTACACGAAAAAGAAATAGCAACATGAGAAGTAGTGATCCATTTAAACATCTTATTggtgttaaaaaaagaagacATTCCGATACAAATATGAATAATAACGATAAAAAGCATAGGAAAAGTAATACAAGTGATTTAAATCATGTTGATGGAAAtgacaaaaaagaaaatgaaacggACGTCGTACTTAGCGAATGTTTATTGATACAAAGTACTAATAAAagtaatgaaaatgaaaaagatgaAATGGCAAAAATTGATGAGGATATCATTGAAAATAGTCAACCTCAAAATGCATCGATGTTTCCCTTCAGTAAATCAG ATCAACTTGCAAACGAATCGTCGCAAAATACTTTACTAATTGATTTCCCTGATTCTCCAGAGCTTTCCATTAGTATTGATTTTGTAGCtccaaatacaaaaatatctaAGCAagaattatctttaaaatcaaCGAAGTTATCCCCAAAAAgcatcaaaaacaaaatggaaCAAAATACTAATCAATCTCTAAATGCAACGATTATGAACACAAACAAAGTCGATAAAGACAAAGATTCCATTAATAACGATGTTAGAAATGAAGAGAAATCAACAACACCTTCTCTATCAACTATTGCattacaaaaatgtaatgaatcaaatttatttgatcaaaataattctattaatattgataaattatCTCCAAGCAAACATAATAAGCAAAATATAATAGAATCTAAGAAAATACCTTCAAATGAATCTTTAAAATCGCCATTAATATCAagtatttcaaatattttgaaacaaatactaAATAATACTCCACGCGCGGATCTAAATGTaccgatttcaaaaaatttggaaTCTATGGAATCAAATAATCTTAATGACACTTTATCATGTGATCCAAATGAATCGATTTCTGTTAGTATTCAAGAAGTGTCACTACCGGTAGAACCCACAAAAATCGAACTAATAAAAACAACACCGAATCCTTTAGGAAATATAACCTTAGATGATTTTCCAAcgggtttaaataaaaatgatgaacAAAACTTGCCGGCTTCTCCcatacttgaaaatagaaattcgGAACTTTTGAATAACACCATCGATATTTCTCCAATAAGACTTGACGACGAAGgtttgaaagaaaataacGAAACTGGAAATAAAGTTGAATCGGAAATCGTTAGTAACAATTTAGATAATCCTGAAAATTGTAAAGTCCATTCTGATtctgattttaaatttgagttACCCAGCGATATTGCCCACTTCAAATCGGAAGttgcaaataattttatgaaagCGCCAAGTGCGAGATCCGCAAagttgatgaatttgttgcctCACCAGAGTGTTGTGAATTTGAGAAAATCTCCGAAATCAGTAACGGTTGTTCGAAAACAAAGTGCAAATGTAAGCGGATCACCTACTTCTACAGAAAGAGTGCGAAGAATGATGTTGAATTGTAATGGAAATAAGAATTTGGAGGGCGAGAaagataaagttaaaaatgaagAGAAGTACGAAATTGTTCACGTTTTGGAATTTCGAAGAAATATTCCTAGCCCGTTTGCAACGCCAAATAGGAgcattttaaaacgaaaagcTAGCGAAGCTTTAGAATGCGGGTTATCACCAGGTCCAAAa cGTAAACGAGTGAACTTTAGCGATCCTCCAATAACGGCagaaaaaatgtattacaaaGATGAAGCGGAAGATATGAAATCGGAAAATGATTCGTGTTTGTCCGAATTGAATCAAAGAAAATCAACACCCATTTACCCTCCATTAATAAACTGTCCAAACGATATAAAAGAAGTATTAAAGCAAATAAATGAAGATAGTAATTTCTACGACAACTTTCTTTCGTTAAAATTAAGTACGGTCGGTGATTTGGCGAAATTAACTTCGACTCAAGTGAATCAAATGGAGTTTCTGAGTAATCCTAAAGTATCGACGATTATCAGCGCTTTGAGTGCCTTCGCGGACAAGTATAATTCTAAGGAAAAATTGGAAGAacaagttgaaagttcgatgGTTCCTTCTGAAGATCCTAGTTTACCTGTTAATGGAGATACTGAAAATAAC GCTTTACTTGTTTCGCCTTTTGAACGGTTAAAAAGGGCGAATACGGACATATCAGATATGTGGCAAAATTTAATGAACATTTGTACTAGACAAGAGTTAATGTTAATATCTGAAGGCTTGCAGGAATATTTGGAGACCATCTAA